AAAAGACAGCCCCCATTTATTGCGGAATTGATGCGTCATTCCGCTCGATCGCTCGGCGGCTGTCAGATTTCTGAATTCTTGCTGGTATTCGCTGTCGCGGCGTAGCCATTCCCAGGCAATGTCGGCTGTCTCTGCCGTTCCGAAGTTTGCGTAATCTTGCTCTGATCTCCAATCAACGCCCGACATGACTACTTCCCCGCTGCACTGCACTAACGATGGGGAATTGCAACACGACAAATGTGACCATTTCTGGTTGCGGCCAATTAGTTA
This Hyphomicrobiaceae bacterium DNA region includes the following protein-coding sequences:
- a CDS encoding DUF6499 domain-containing protein, with amino-acid sequence MSGVDWRSEQDYANFGTAETADIAWEWLRRDSEYQQEFRNLTAAERSSGMTHQFRNKWGLSFRG